A portion of the Desulfovibrio sp. Fe33 genome contains these proteins:
- the trmD gene encoding tRNA (guanosine(37)-N1)-methyltransferase TrmD, protein MNFHLVSIFPHFFESPFTCGLMSKAVETGLVKLDCVDVRQYAGGVHKSVDDRPFGGGPGMLLKLDSMIKALDSVKSRGRTLMLSPRGKPLTQALSRELAGEEDVTLICGRYEGIDERLLDLYPIELVSVGDFVLNGGEAAAVCLVESVARLLPGFMGHEESGDEESFSAGLLEYPHYTRPEDFEGLTVPEVLRSGDHGKIAEWRRDQSLTATLRDRPDLLPEARLTVEDVDFLRTLPRTRLGRNLYIALCHYPVTNKFGEKVAVSVTNLDLHDMARVARSYGLGGFYATTPIEDQKALAEKLLGHWREGAGAQANPDRAEAFSKVKVFDDIESAVLDIEAQTGQCPRLAATSARLDRRKQAQPALTFGEVRSWLANTPVLLIFGTGHGLAEEVLSKTDGIVRPLRYLDDYNHLSVRSAVAIIVDRLVADEY, encoded by the coding sequence ATGAACTTCCACCTCGTCTCCATTTTCCCGCACTTCTTCGAGTCGCCGTTCACCTGCGGCCTCATGTCCAAGGCCGTGGAGACCGGCCTGGTCAAGCTCGACTGTGTGGATGTTCGGCAGTACGCGGGTGGGGTGCACAAGTCCGTGGACGACCGTCCCTTCGGCGGCGGCCCCGGTATGCTCCTCAAGCTCGACTCCATGATAAAGGCGCTCGACTCCGTCAAGTCCCGGGGGCGGACTCTCATGCTTTCGCCGCGCGGCAAGCCCCTGACCCAGGCGCTTTCCCGCGAACTGGCGGGCGAGGAGGATGTCACCCTCATCTGCGGCCGCTACGAGGGCATCGACGAGCGGCTTCTTGATCTCTATCCCATCGAGCTTGTTTCCGTGGGCGATTTCGTGCTCAACGGCGGGGAGGCCGCGGCCGTCTGTCTGGTCGAATCCGTGGCCCGTTTGCTGCCCGGTTTCATGGGGCACGAGGAATCGGGCGACGAGGAATCCTTTTCCGCCGGACTGCTTGAATACCCGCACTACACCCGTCCCGAGGATTTTGAGGGCCTGACAGTACCTGAGGTCCTGCGTTCGGGCGACCACGGCAAGATAGCCGAATGGCGGCGCGATCAGTCCCTGACCGCCACCCTGCGCGACCGGCCCGACCTCCTGCCCGAGGCGCGCCTGACCGTGGAGGATGTCGATTTTCTGCGAACCCTGCCGCGCACCCGGCTCGGCCGCAACCTGTACATCGCCCTGTGCCATTACCCCGTGACCAACAAGTTCGGGGAAAAAGTGGCGGTGTCCGTGACCAACCTGGACCTGCACGACATGGCCCGCGTGGCCCGCAGCTACGGCCTGGGCGGGTTCTACGCGACCACGCCCATCGAGGATCAGAAGGCGCTGGCCGAAAAGCTTCTCGGACACTGGCGCGAGGGCGCGGGAGCACAGGCCAATCCGGACCGGGCCGAAGCTTTTTCCAAGGTCAAGGTTTTTGACGATATCGAAAGCGCGGTCCTTGACATTGAGGCGCAAACAGGGCAATGTCCGCGCCTCGCGGCCACTTCAGCGCGTCTGGATCGCCGCAAGCAAGCCCAGCCCGCACTGACCTTCGGGGAAGTCCGAAGCTGGCTCGCCAACACTCCGGTATTATTAATTTTTGGTACTGGACACGGTTTGGCGGAGGAAGTCCTCTCCAAAACGGACGGCATTGTGAGGCCGCTTCGGTATTTGGATGACTACAACCATCTGTCTGTACGCAGCGCGGTGGCGATTATCGTCGACCGGCTCGTCGCGGATGAGTACTAG
- the rplS gene encoding 50S ribosomal protein L19: MDIIKKIEAEHIRLDMPDFKAGDTVKVHYRIIEGEKERIQVFQGAVLRRRRGTTNSTFTVRKISDGIGVERVFPMNSPFIDRVEVVSEGKVRRSRIYYLRNLRGKAARIKSKQIWE, encoded by the coding sequence ATGGACATCATCAAGAAAATTGAAGCCGAACACATTCGCTTGGATATGCCCGATTTCAAGGCCGGCGACACCGTCAAGGTTCACTACCGGATCATCGAGGGCGAGAAAGAGCGTATTCAGGTCTTTCAGGGCGCGGTTCTGCGTCGCCGTCGCGGCACCACCAACTCCACCTTCACCGTTCGCAAGATTTCCGACGGTATCGGCGTGGAGCGCGTGTTCCCCATGAACTCCCCCTTCATCGACCGCGTGGAAGTGGTTTCCGAAGGCAAGGTTCGCCGCTCGCGCATCTACTACCTGCGCAACCTGCGCGGTAAGGCCGCCCGCATCAAGTCCAAGCAGATCTGGGAATAA
- a CDS encoding ribonuclease HII, translating to MTQGSLFISSGFSSTEIAGVDEAGRGCLAGPVVAGACILPAEYDLPGLNDSKQLTAEKRETLYPLIREQAVAWGLGVAWPWEIDEINILQATFRAMGKAVRTMKVQPRFLRIDGDKLIPNHALQRDIPQEFVIKGDGKVPAISAASILAKTFRDRLMVHLARRYPGYGLSKHMGYGTKVHVDAIQTLGPCRIHRLTFKKVKPEDKPQLQGSLF from the coding sequence ATGACGCAGGGTTCCCTTTTCATATCTTCCGGTTTTTCGTCCACCGAGATCGCGGGCGTAGATGAGGCCGGGCGCGGGTGTCTGGCCGGGCCGGTGGTGGCCGGGGCGTGTATTCTGCCCGCCGAATACGATCTGCCGGGGCTGAACGACTCCAAACAGCTCACCGCCGAGAAGCGCGAGACGCTCTACCCGCTCATTCGCGAACAGGCCGTGGCCTGGGGATTGGGTGTGGCCTGGCCGTGGGAGATCGACGAGATCAATATTCTCCAGGCCACATTCCGGGCCATGGGAAAGGCCGTTCGGACCATGAAAGTCCAGCCCCGGTTCCTGCGCATCGATGGTGACAAGCTCATCCCCAACCACGCCCTGCAACGCGACATTCCCCAAGAATTCGTAATCAAGGGTGACGGCAAGGTCCCGGCTATCTCCGCCGCATCCATTCTCGCCAAAACCTTCCGCGACCGCCTCATGGTCCATCTCGCCAGGCGTTATCCCGGTTACGGCCTGTCCAAGCACATGGGCTACGGCACCAAGGTCCACGTTGACGCCATACAAACCCTCGGCCCCTGCCGAATCCACCGCCTGACCTTCAAAAAGGTCAAACCCGAAGACAAGC